Proteins from one Mustela erminea isolate mMusErm1 chromosome 20, mMusErm1.Pri, whole genome shotgun sequence genomic window:
- the UBE2I gene encoding SUMO-conjugating enzyme UBC9 produces MSGIALSRLAQERKAWRKDHPFGFVAVPTKNPDGTMNLMNWECAIPGKKGTPWEGGLFKLRMLFKDDYPSSPPKCKFEPPLFHPNVYPSGTVCLSILEEDKDWRPAITIKQILLGIQELLNEPNIQDPAQAEAYTIYCQNRVEYEKRVRAQAKKFAPS; encoded by the exons ATGTCGGGGATCGCCCTCAGCAGACTCGCCCAGGAGCGGAAAGCCTGGAGGAAGGACCACCCGTTT GGCTTTGTGGCCGTCCCGACAAAGAATCCCGACGGCACGATGAACCTCATGAACTGGGAGTGCGCCATTCCGGGGAAGAAAGGG ACTCCCTGGGAAGGAGGCTTGTTTAAGCTCCGGATGCTTTTCAAAGACGATTACCCATCCTCACCCCCAAAAT GTAAATTTGAGCCACCACTGTTTCACCCGAACGTGTACCCTTCGGGCACAGTGTGCCTGTCCATCCTCGAGGAGGACAAGGACTGGAGGCCAGCCATCACAATTAAGCAG ATCTTGTTAGGAATACAGGAACTTCTAAATGAACCAAATATCCAGGACCCAGCTCAAGCAGAGGCCTACACGATTTACTG CCAAAACAGAGTGGAGTACGAGAAGAGGGTTCGAGCACAAGCCAAGAAGTTCGCGCCTTCATAA